From a region of the Streptomyces caniferus genome:
- a CDS encoding DUF445 domain-containing protein, with the protein MERTNADMAPDAERASAPGVAPAGRPAPAGGFAYGAADEERRRAVRRMKTLATGLLLAVALVYVLAKWAGASGAGGWTGFVAAAAEAGMVGALADWFAVTALFKRPMGLPIPHTAIIPTKKDQLGQSLGDFVGENFLSGEVVRRRLRSVGIGRRVGGWLAEPRNADRVTAEVSTALRGALTVLRDSDVQAVVGEAITRRADAQEIAPGIGTMLEKIVAEGGHKRVVDLLVARVHDWLVEHGDSVMSAVSGGAPGWTPRFVDRKVGDRVYKELMRFVTEMRDMPEHPARGAIDRFLRDFADDLQSDPATRAKVERLKSEVLGRGEVQDLIASAWGSVRAMIVAAAEDERSELRLRVRAALLSLGRRLSDEKRLQEKVDGWLEGAAVYVVTTYQSEITSLITDTVAGWDAEHTSKKIEAHIGRDLQFIRINGTVVGALAGLAIYAVSQAFGG; encoded by the coding sequence ATGGAACGCACAAACGCGGACATGGCGCCGGATGCGGAACGGGCGTCGGCGCCGGGCGTGGCGCCGGCGGGCCGGCCCGCACCGGCCGGCGGCTTCGCCTACGGCGCCGCCGACGAGGAGCGGCGGCGCGCCGTACGCCGGATGAAGACGCTGGCCACCGGCCTGCTGCTGGCCGTCGCACTGGTCTACGTCCTGGCGAAGTGGGCCGGGGCGTCCGGGGCGGGCGGCTGGACCGGGTTCGTCGCGGCGGCCGCGGAGGCCGGGATGGTCGGCGCGCTGGCCGACTGGTTCGCGGTCACCGCGCTGTTCAAGCGGCCGATGGGGCTGCCGATTCCGCACACCGCGATCATTCCCACCAAAAAGGACCAACTGGGGCAGAGTCTGGGTGATTTCGTCGGCGAGAACTTCCTCTCCGGCGAGGTCGTCCGCCGTCGGCTGCGCTCGGTCGGCATCGGCCGCAGGGTCGGCGGCTGGCTCGCCGAGCCCCGGAACGCCGACCGGGTCACCGCCGAGGTCTCCACGGCGCTGCGCGGCGCGCTGACCGTGCTGCGCGACTCCGATGTGCAGGCGGTGGTCGGCGAGGCCATCACCCGCCGCGCCGACGCCCAGGAGATCGCGCCCGGGATCGGCACGATGCTGGAGAAGATCGTCGCCGAGGGCGGCCACAAGCGGGTGGTGGACCTGCTCGTCGCCCGCGTCCACGACTGGCTGGTCGAACACGGCGACTCCGTGATGAGCGCGGTCTCCGGCGGCGCGCCCGGATGGACCCCGCGGTTCGTCGACCGCAAGGTGGGCGACCGGGTCTACAAGGAGCTGATGCGCTTCGTCACCGAGATGCGGGACATGCCCGAGCACCCGGCGCGCGGCGCCATCGACCGCTTCCTGCGGGACTTCGCGGACGACCTGCAGTCCGACCCGGCGACCCGGGCCAAGGTCGAGCGGCTGAAGTCCGAGGTGCTGGGGCGCGGCGAGGTGCAGGACCTGATCGCCTCGGCCTGGGGCTCGGTGCGCGCGATGATCGTCGCCGCGGCCGAGGACGAGCGCAGCGAACTGCGGCTGCGGGTACGGGCGGCGCTGCTGTCCCTGGGCCGGCGGCTGTCCGACGAGAAGCGGCTGCAGGAGAAGGTGGACGGCTGGCTGGAGGGCGCGGCCGTCTATGTGGTGACGACCTATCAGAGCGAGATCACCTCCCTGATCACCGACACCGTCGCCGGCTGGGACGCCGAACACACCTCGAAGAAGATCGAGGCGCACATCGGCCGGGATCTGCAGTTCATCCGGATCAACGGCACCGTCGTCGGCGCCCTGGCCGGACTGGCCATCTACGCCGTCTCGCAGGCCTTCGGCGGCTGA
- a CDS encoding SGNH/GDSL hydrolase family protein translates to MKKSVGYSLLAGLAAVVVLISTAIFVGFGGDDGGLGSSSHKPRDPAAPAVSGQWVGTWSAAAAAAEPGTLNGYAGMSIRNVVHTSVGGAGVRIQLSNLYGTRPLVVSHATLALAAAPSNPTAADGTMRRLSFNGKPAVTIPAGGAVTSDPTRLKVPGDADLLVTTYSPSPSGPATYHPYARQTSYLARGDRAEDATGAAYTEQSPYWRYLTGVDVWSTQARGSVVAIGDSITDGITSTAGANHRWTDFLAARLRNEPGAPRYGVLNQGISGNRLLVNGSRFSPNNGPSVLSRLERDALSRTGVKAVIVEIGLNDLFKTPRQLDPQKIVAGMREIVRQAHARGLRVTGSTLTPFGGHRGYSTLLNSVRERVNHIIRSGTVYDEVVDFDKALRDPSMPVRLRPSYDSGDHLHPSDEGFRAMADAVNLAHLKLAAPAAL, encoded by the coding sequence ATGAAGAAAAGTGTGGGTTACTCCCTGCTCGCCGGTCTGGCGGCAGTGGTGGTGCTGATCTCGACCGCGATATTCGTCGGCTTCGGCGGCGACGACGGCGGGCTCGGCAGTTCCTCGCACAAGCCACGCGACCCGGCCGCGCCGGCGGTCTCCGGGCAGTGGGTCGGCACCTGGTCGGCGGCCGCGGCGGCGGCCGAGCCCGGCACCCTGAACGGCTACGCGGGGATGTCGATACGCAATGTCGTGCACACCAGCGTCGGCGGCGCGGGCGTCCGCATCCAGCTCTCCAACCTCTACGGCACCCGCCCGCTGGTGGTGAGCCATGCCACCCTGGCGCTGGCCGCGGCCCCCAGCAACCCCACGGCCGCCGACGGCACCATGCGGCGGCTGTCCTTCAACGGCAAGCCCGCGGTGACCATCCCGGCGGGCGGCGCGGTCACCAGCGACCCGACCCGGCTGAAGGTGCCCGGCGACGCGGACCTGCTGGTCACCACGTACTCCCCGTCCCCCTCGGGGCCCGCCACCTACCACCCGTACGCCCGGCAGACCTCCTACCTGGCGCGCGGCGACCGGGCCGAGGACGCCACCGGCGCGGCCTACACCGAGCAGAGCCCGTACTGGCGCTACCTGACCGGTGTGGACGTGTGGAGCACCCAGGCCCGCGGCTCGGTCGTGGCGATCGGCGACTCGATCACCGACGGCATCACCTCCACCGCGGGCGCCAACCACCGCTGGACGGACTTCCTCGCGGCCAGGCTGCGCAACGAGCCGGGCGCGCCCCGCTACGGCGTCCTCAACCAGGGCATCAGCGGCAACCGCCTGCTGGTCAACGGCTCCCGGTTCTCCCCGAACAACGGGCCCAGCGTGCTGTCCCGCCTGGAGCGCGATGCGCTGTCACGCACCGGTGTGAAGGCAGTGATCGTCGAGATCGGTCTGAACGACCTGTTCAAGACCCCGCGCCAGCTCGACCCGCAGAAGATCGTCGCGGGGATGCGGGAGATCGTCCGCCAGGCGCACGCCCGCGGGCTGCGCGTCACCGGCAGCACCCTTACCCCGTTCGGGGGGCACCGCGGTTACTCCACCCTGCTGAATTCGGTGCGCGAACGGGTCAACCACATCATCCGCTCCGGCACCGTCTACGACGAGGTCGTGGACTTCGACAAGGCGCTGCGCGACCCGTCGATGCCGGTGCGGCTGCGGCCCTCCTACGACTCGGGCGACCATCTCCACCCGAGCGACGAGGGCTTCCGGGCGATGGCCGACGCGGTGAACCTCGCCCACCTCAAGCTGGCCGCGCCCGCCGCGCTGTAA
- a CDS encoding DUF1707 SHOCT-like domain-containing protein, with protein MTEDLPELRASDADRERVVEILRDAVAEGRLAMEEFDERLDAAYRARTYGELEPLTADLPVAAAGSAPLSLRKEGAAPTLWAERIVDGARGSAAGLAVMSGFQRKGRWTIGRRFTAVCLMGGGEIDLREADFAGPEIVISCWAVMGGVNIVVPPGVDVEVRGLGIMGGFDSREDGVPGEPGAPRVIVTGLALMGGVGVERKLLKAEKRRLKEEERRRLEPHPRKEGD; from the coding sequence ATGACTGAAGACCTCCCGGAATTGCGCGCTTCCGACGCCGACCGCGAGCGGGTCGTGGAGATCCTGCGGGATGCCGTCGCGGAAGGGCGGCTGGCGATGGAGGAGTTCGACGAGCGGCTCGATGCGGCCTACCGGGCCCGCACCTACGGGGAGTTGGAGCCGCTCACCGCCGATCTGCCGGTGGCCGCCGCGGGTTCGGCCCCGCTGTCGCTGCGCAAGGAGGGCGCGGCGCCGACGCTCTGGGCGGAGCGGATCGTGGACGGCGCGCGGGGGTCCGCGGCCGGCCTCGCCGTGATGAGCGGCTTCCAGCGCAAGGGCCGGTGGACGATCGGGCGCCGCTTCACCGCGGTCTGCCTCATGGGCGGCGGCGAGATCGATCTGCGCGAGGCGGACTTCGCCGGGCCCGAGATCGTCATCAGCTGCTGGGCGGTCATGGGCGGGGTCAACATCGTGGTGCCGCCGGGCGTCGACGTCGAGGTGCGCGGCCTGGGCATCATGGGCGGTTTCGACTCGCGCGAGGACGGGGTGCCGGGCGAGCCCGGTGCGCCCCGCGTGATCGTCACCGGGCTGGCGCTGATGGGCGGCGTCGGCGTCGAGCGCAAGCTGCTCAAGGCCGAGAAGCGGCGCCTGAAGGAGGAGGAGCGCCGCCGCCTGGAGCCCCACCCGCGCAAGGAGGGGGACTGA
- a CDS encoding ABC transporter ATP-binding protein, protein MSSDSAGAEPLIEVDGLEKVFSVRRKAGRLRRVRQEVRAVDGISFQVPRGEMVGYIGPNGAGKSTTIKMLTGILVPSGGRLRIAGIDPSPGSRLRSRAPGDARTGGSALRRGHPDRERTRLARRIGVVFGQRTTLWWDLPLKDSYELVRRMYRVPDAVYRANLERCVELLDLGPLLAVPVRQLSLGQRMRGDLAAALLHDPEVLYLDEPTIGLDVVSKAKVREFLREVNAERGTTVLLTTHDLTDIEQLCRRVMVIDHGRLVYDGGLDGLRAAGAGERTLVVDLERQLPPIEGVPGARTVKVDGPRQWLAFPASQSAAPLVAAVAARYPLVDLSVREPDIEAVIAELYASSRKRPDTGQCGGNASRAL, encoded by the coding sequence GTGAGCAGCGACAGTGCCGGGGCGGAGCCGCTGATCGAGGTGGACGGCCTGGAGAAGGTCTTCTCGGTGCGGCGCAAGGCGGGCCGGCTGCGGCGGGTGCGGCAGGAGGTCCGGGCCGTGGACGGCATCTCCTTCCAGGTGCCGCGCGGCGAGATGGTCGGCTACATCGGCCCGAACGGTGCCGGGAAGTCCACCACCATCAAGATGCTGACGGGCATTCTGGTGCCCAGCGGCGGCCGGCTGCGGATCGCGGGCATCGACCCCTCGCCCGGCTCCCGGCTCCGCTCCCGGGCTCCCGGCGACGCCCGAACCGGGGGGTCCGCGCTGCGCAGGGGGCACCCCGACCGCGAGCGGACCCGGCTCGCCCGCCGGATCGGGGTGGTCTTCGGGCAGCGCACCACCCTGTGGTGGGACCTGCCGCTGAAGGACTCCTACGAGCTGGTGCGGCGGATGTACCGGGTTCCGGATGCCGTCTACCGCGCCAACCTGGAGCGCTGTGTCGAGCTGCTGGACCTGGGCCCGCTGCTGGCCGTACCGGTACGGCAGTTGTCGCTGGGGCAGCGGATGCGCGGCGATCTCGCGGCGGCGCTGCTGCACGACCCCGAGGTGCTGTATCTCGACGAGCCGACCATCGGCCTCGACGTGGTCAGCAAGGCGAAGGTGCGCGAGTTCCTGCGCGAGGTGAACGCCGAGCGGGGCACCACGGTCCTGCTGACCACGCACGACCTCACCGACATCGAGCAGTTGTGCCGCCGGGTGATGGTCATCGACCACGGCCGGCTGGTCTACGACGGGGGGCTCGACGGGCTGCGGGCGGCCGGTGCCGGTGAGCGGACGCTGGTGGTGGACCTGGAGCGGCAACTGCCCCCGATCGAGGGTGTACCGGGCGCCCGTACGGTCAAGGTGGACGGGCCCCGGCAGTGGCTGGCGTTCCCGGCGTCGCAGAGCGCGGCGCCGCTGGTCGCGGCGGTCGCCGCGCGCTATCCGCTGGTGGACCTGTCGGTGCGCGAACCGGACATCGAGGCCGTGATCGCCGAGCTGTACGCGAGCAGCCGGAAGCGGCCGGATACCGGACAATGCGGGGGCAACGCGAGCCGCGCCCTCTAA
- a CDS encoding ABC transporter permease: MWVRSALAYRASFLMMAFGNFAANALDFVAIMLMFSRIDALGGFSLPEVAFLYGTSGVSLGLADLLLGSIEGLGRRVRDGTLDVLLLRPAPVFAQVAADRFALRRLGRLTQALLVLGWSLPRLPVDWTVGRVLMVPLMAVCGAAIFAAVFTAGAAFQFWAQDAAEVQNSFTYGGNAMLQYPPTVFAKELVRGVTFLVPLAFVNWLPALRLLGRPDPLGLPGWVDFLGPVVAALMCTGAGLAWRLGLRAYRSTGS, translated from the coding sequence ATGTGGGTGCGCTCCGCCCTCGCCTACCGGGCCTCGTTCCTGATGATGGCGTTCGGCAACTTCGCGGCCAACGCGCTGGACTTCGTCGCGATCATGCTGATGTTCTCGCGGATCGACGCCCTCGGCGGATTCTCGCTGCCCGAAGTGGCCTTCCTGTACGGCACGTCCGGAGTGTCGCTGGGCCTGGCGGATCTGCTGCTGGGCAGCATCGAGGGGCTGGGCCGGCGGGTGCGGGACGGCACCCTCGACGTCCTGCTGCTGCGCCCCGCCCCGGTCTTCGCGCAGGTCGCGGCGGACCGTTTCGCGCTGCGCAGGCTGGGCCGGCTCACCCAGGCGCTGCTGGTGCTCGGCTGGTCGCTGCCCCGGCTCCCGGTGGACTGGACGGTGGGCCGGGTGCTGATGGTGCCGCTGATGGCGGTGTGCGGAGCGGCCATCTTCGCGGCGGTCTTCACGGCGGGCGCCGCCTTCCAGTTCTGGGCGCAGGACGCGGCCGAGGTGCAGAACTCCTTCACCTACGGCGGCAACGCGATGCTGCAGTACCCGCCGACGGTGTTCGCCAAGGAGCTGGTGCGCGGGGTCACCTTCCTCGTCCCGCTGGCCTTTGTGAACTGGCTGCCCGCCCTGCGGCTGCTGGGCCGCCCCGATCCGCTGGGCCTGCCGGGCTGGGTGGACTTCCTGGGGCCCGTGGTGGCGGCGCTGATGTGTACGGGGGCCGGGCTGGCGTGGCGGCTGGGGCTCCGGGCCTACCGGAGCACCGGCAGTTGA
- a CDS encoding ABC transporter permease — protein MWYIAVAAGSFRRYATYRIATVAGVFTNTVFGFIVAFTYIALWDERPHLGGYDQAQALAFVWTGQALLATTGLMGGGGLDELQERIRTGDIAVDLYRPADLQLWWLAADLGRAGLQLIGRGVVPMAVGALAFPLALPGDAPTWGGFLLSVLLGVLVSFTLRYLVALASFWLLDGAGLALISGLACMFFSGMLLPLRVFPGALGEVAQLLPWAAILQVPADVLVGARSGGAVLGGLVFQAAWAVALLALGRLVQSAATRKVVVHGG, from the coding sequence GTGTGGTACATCGCGGTGGCGGCCGGCAGCTTCCGGCGGTACGCCACCTATCGCATCGCCACCGTGGCGGGCGTGTTCACCAACACCGTCTTCGGCTTCATCGTCGCCTTCACGTACATCGCGCTGTGGGACGAGCGGCCGCATCTGGGCGGCTACGACCAGGCGCAGGCGCTGGCCTTCGTGTGGACCGGGCAGGCGCTGCTGGCCACCACGGGGCTGATGGGCGGCGGCGGCCTGGACGAGCTGCAGGAGCGGATCCGTACCGGCGACATCGCGGTGGACCTCTACCGGCCCGCGGATCTGCAGCTGTGGTGGCTCGCCGCGGATCTGGGGCGGGCCGGGCTGCAGCTGATCGGGCGCGGGGTGGTGCCGATGGCGGTGGGCGCGCTGGCCTTTCCGCTCGCGCTGCCCGGCGATGCGCCGACCTGGGGCGGCTTTCTGCTGTCGGTGCTGCTCGGGGTGCTGGTCAGCTTCACGCTGCGGTATCTCGTCGCCCTGGCGTCGTTCTGGCTCCTCGACGGTGCGGGGCTCGCCCTGATCAGCGGCCTGGCCTGCATGTTCTTCTCGGGGATGCTGTTGCCGCTGCGGGTCTTCCCCGGCGCGCTGGGCGAGGTCGCCCAGTTGCTGCCCTGGGCGGCGATCCTGCAGGTGCCGGCCGATGTGCTGGTGGGTGCGCGCAGTGGCGGCGCGGTGCTCGGGGGTCTGGTGTTCCAGGCCGCGTGGGCGGTGGCGCTGCTGGCGCTGGGGCGGCTGGTGCAGTCGGCGGCGACCCGCAAGGTGGTGGTGCACGGTGGCTAG
- a CDS encoding transglycosylase domain-containing protein, which translates to MSAQRTGWRRVLPTWRTVLGTMLLFLLLIVGGLVAGYLLVGIPPANSAAKAQSTVYLYSDGSELARDGEINRQNVTLSQVPKSVQQAVLAAEDRDFYSESAVDPAAMLRAAWNTVTGKGKQSGSTITQQYVKNYYLGQEQTVTRKAKEFFIAIKLDREVSKDNILEGYLNSSYYGRNAYGIQAAAQSYYGRNAEQLTCAQGAYLATLLNAPSAYDISARPANRARVLARWNYVLDGMVKQKWLSQADRAALEFPMPRPAKPSAGLSGQRGYLVETVKDYLVDHKILDEDTLRAGGYRITTTISKKRQNAFVKAVDTRLMDRLDDSRKVDRYVRAGGASIDPASGRVVALYGGIDYAKQFVNGATRSDYQVGSTFKPIVFASAVQNDSTTQDGARITPNTVYDGTNKRMTVSHGRSTGFAPANEDDRSYGPITVTEATDKSVNAVYAQMGIDVGPAKVKATAVDLGIPAGTPSLASSQGAISLGTATPSVLDMAQVYATLAHHGTHRPYTLVDKVTKSEEDIELPEREETTAVPRTAADTTTSILRSVVDGGTGTAAQGAGRPAAGKTGTAEKDKAAWFAGYTPDLATVVAVLGQNPESAAQEPLYGAGGLARVNGGDYPAQIWADYTAAALKGRPVRGFDLRLEEGAESVSPSPSGSDSASPSVSGSPSDGPSDSPTVPTPTPGAPTGPTGQPPTPTSPSEPTPTAEPTNDTPTFEPQSDDLEQRLRWRWGGG; encoded by the coding sequence ATGAGCGCACAACGCACAGGCTGGCGCCGTGTCCTCCCCACCTGGCGCACGGTGCTGGGCACCATGCTGCTGTTCCTGCTGCTCATCGTCGGCGGCCTGGTCGCCGGCTATCTGCTCGTCGGGATCCCGCCCGCCAACAGCGCCGCCAAGGCCCAGAGCACGGTCTACCTCTACTCCGACGGCTCCGAGCTGGCCCGCGACGGCGAGATCAACCGGCAGAACGTCACCCTCAGCCAGGTCCCGAAATCCGTCCAGCAGGCCGTGCTCGCCGCCGAGGACCGCGACTTCTACTCCGAGTCCGCGGTCGATCCCGCCGCGATGCTCCGCGCCGCCTGGAACACCGTGACCGGCAAGGGCAAGCAGTCCGGCTCCACCATCACCCAGCAGTACGTGAAGAACTACTACCTCGGCCAGGAACAGACCGTCACCCGCAAGGCCAAGGAATTCTTCATCGCCATCAAACTGGACCGCGAGGTGAGCAAGGACAACATCCTGGAGGGCTACCTCAACTCCAGCTACTACGGCCGCAACGCCTACGGCATCCAGGCCGCCGCCCAGTCCTACTACGGCCGCAACGCGGAGCAGCTGACCTGCGCCCAGGGCGCCTACCTCGCCACCCTCCTCAACGCCCCCAGCGCCTACGACATCAGCGCCCGCCCCGCGAACCGTGCGCGGGTACTGGCGCGCTGGAACTACGTCCTGGACGGCATGGTGAAGCAGAAGTGGCTCAGCCAGGCCGACCGGGCCGCGCTGGAGTTCCCCATGCCCCGGCCCGCCAAGCCCTCGGCGGGCCTGTCCGGCCAGCGCGGCTACCTCGTCGAGACGGTCAAGGACTACCTCGTCGACCACAAGATCCTCGACGAGGACACCCTGCGGGCCGGCGGCTACCGCATCACCACCACCATCAGCAAGAAGCGCCAGAACGCCTTCGTCAAAGCGGTCGACACCCGGTTGATGGACCGCCTCGACGACTCCCGGAAGGTCGACCGCTACGTCCGGGCCGGCGGCGCCTCCATCGACCCCGCCAGCGGCCGGGTCGTCGCCCTCTACGGCGGCATCGACTACGCCAAACAGTTCGTCAACGGCGCCACCCGCAGCGACTACCAGGTCGGCTCCACCTTCAAGCCGATCGTCTTCGCCTCCGCCGTACAGAACGACTCCACCACCCAGGACGGCGCCCGGATCACCCCGAACACCGTCTACGACGGCACCAACAAGCGGATGACGGTCAGTCACGGCCGCTCCACCGGCTTCGCGCCCGCCAACGAGGACGACCGCTCCTACGGCCCGATCACCGTCACCGAGGCCACCGACAAGTCCGTCAACGCCGTCTACGCGCAGATGGGCATCGACGTCGGCCCCGCCAAGGTCAAGGCCACCGCCGTCGACCTGGGCATCCCCGCCGGCACCCCCAGCCTCGCCTCGTCCCAGGGCGCGATCTCGCTGGGCACCGCCACTCCCAGCGTCCTGGACATGGCCCAGGTCTACGCCACCCTCGCCCACCACGGCACCCACCGGCCGTACACCCTGGTCGACAAGGTCACCAAGAGCGAGGAGGACATCGAGCTGCCCGAGCGCGAGGAGACCACCGCCGTCCCGCGGACCGCCGCCGACACCACCACCTCGATCCTGCGCAGCGTCGTCGACGGCGGCACCGGCACCGCCGCCCAGGGCGCCGGACGGCCCGCGGCCGGCAAGACGGGCACCGCCGAAAAGGACAAGGCCGCGTGGTTCGCGGGCTACACCCCCGACCTCGCCACCGTCGTCGCGGTGCTCGGCCAGAACCCGGAGAGCGCCGCGCAGGAGCCCCTCTACGGCGCCGGTGGCCTGGCGCGGGTCAACGGCGGCGACTACCCCGCCCAGATCTGGGCCGACTACACCGCGGCCGCGCTGAAGGGACGCCCGGTCCGCGGCTTCGACCTGCGGCTGGAGGAGGGCGCGGAGTCGGTGTCGCCCTCGCCGTCCGGCAGCGACTCGGCCTCGCCCAGCGTCTCGGGCTCGCCGTCCGACGGGCCGAGCGACTCCCCCACCGTCCCCACGCCGACCCCCGGCGCCCCGACCGGGCCCACCGGACAGCCGCCCACCCCCACCTCGCCGTCCGAGCCCACCCCGACCGCCGAGCCCACCAACGACACCCCGACGTTCGAGCCCCAGAGCGACGACCTGGAACAGCGGCTGCGGTGGAGATGGGGCGGCGGATAG
- a CDS encoding DMT family transporter produces MAWILLLAAGLLEVGWSVGMTYTDGFTRLWPSVFTGAGIVASMLLLSYAARTLPIGTAYGVWVGIGAAGAAVLGMTVLGEPATAARIFFICLLLVAVVGLKATSGH; encoded by the coding sequence ATGGCATGGATCCTGCTCCTGGCCGCCGGACTGCTGGAGGTGGGCTGGTCGGTCGGGATGACGTACACCGACGGCTTCACCCGGCTGTGGCCCAGCGTGTTCACCGGCGCGGGCATCGTCGCCAGCATGCTGCTGCTCTCGTACGCGGCCCGGACCCTGCCGATCGGCACCGCCTACGGCGTGTGGGTCGGCATCGGGGCGGCCGGTGCGGCGGTGCTCGGCATGACGGTGCTCGGCGAACCGGCCACCGCGGCCCGGATCTTCTTCATCTGCCTGCTGCTGGTCGCGGTGGTCGGTCTCAAGGCGACCTCGGGGCACTGA
- a CDS encoding GroES family chaperonin: MLHDRVLVRTDIPEGERRSSGGIVIPATAAVGRRLAWAEVVAVGQNVRTVEVGDRVLYDPEDRAEVEVRGVAYVLMRERDLHAVAAERLEGAEDATGLYL; the protein is encoded by the coding sequence ATGCTGCACGACCGTGTGCTGGTCCGGACGGACATCCCCGAGGGCGAGCGCCGCTCGTCGGGGGGCATCGTCATTCCCGCGACCGCGGCGGTCGGCCGTCGCCTGGCCTGGGCCGAGGTGGTGGCGGTCGGGCAGAACGTGCGGACCGTCGAGGTGGGCGACCGGGTGCTGTACGACCCGGAGGACCGGGCCGAGGTCGAGGTGCGCGGGGTGGCGTACGTGCTGATGCGCGAGCGCGATCTGCATGCGGTGGCCGCGGAGCGGCTGGAGGGCGCGGAGGACGCGACCGGGCTGTACCTGTAG
- a CDS encoding DUF3618 domain-containing protein, with protein MAEARTPAQIETDIVRRRQELAVTLDEIGVRLHPKTIMDDAKARAAAAVDRTAGRAYVAANRAISDVRAQLVSEDGAPRLERIVPVAMVGVAVVGLLTLRARRRR; from the coding sequence GTGGCGGAAGCCAGGACCCCGGCGCAGATCGAGACGGACATCGTCCGCAGGCGGCAGGAGCTCGCCGTCACGCTCGACGAGATCGGTGTGCGGCTGCACCCGAAGACGATCATGGATGACGCGAAGGCCAGGGCCGCGGCGGCCGTGGACCGTACGGCGGGGCGGGCGTACGTGGCCGCCAACCGGGCGATCTCGGACGTGCGGGCCCAGTTGGTGTCGGAGGACGGGGCACCGCGGCTGGAGCGGATCGTTCCGGTGGCGATGGTCGGCGTGGCCGTCGTCGGTCTGCTGACGCTGCGCGCCAGGCGGCGCCGCTGA
- the bcp gene encoding thioredoxin-dependent thiol peroxidase: MSERLQPGDTAPAFTLPDADGKQVSLADHRGRKVIVYFYPAALTPGCTKQACDFTDNLDFLAGHGYDVIGISPDKPEKLAKFREKEDLKVTLLGDPDKQVLTAYGAFGEKKLYGKTVTGVIRSTVVLDEEGKVERALYNVKATGHVAKIIKDLAL, translated from the coding sequence ATGAGCGAGCGACTGCAGCCCGGCGACACCGCGCCCGCCTTCACCCTGCCCGACGCGGACGGCAAGCAGGTCTCGCTCGCCGACCACCGGGGCCGCAAGGTCATCGTCTACTTCTACCCGGCCGCCCTGACCCCCGGCTGCACCAAGCAGGCCTGCGACTTCACCGACAACCTCGACTTCCTGGCCGGCCACGGCTACGACGTCATCGGCATCTCCCCCGACAAGCCGGAGAAGCTCGCCAAGTTCCGGGAGAAGGAAGACCTGAAGGTCACCCTCCTCGGCGACCCCGACAAGCAGGTCCTCACGGCATACGGCGCCTTCGGCGAGAAGAAGCTCTACGGCAAGACCGTCACCGGCGTCATCCGCTCCACGGTCGTCCTCGACGAAGAGGGCAAGGTCGAGCGCGCCCTCTACAACGTCAAGGCCACCGGCCATGTCGCCAAGATCATCAAGGACCTGGCGCTGTAG